A stretch of DNA from Phycisphaerales bacterium:
TCGCAGTCGCGGTCGAGTGAATGGCTCATGCCTGCTGTCCCTCCATGAATTTGAGCAGCGCAAATATTCGCAGACACGCCGATGCAGGCTCCTGGCCCGCACGTATCCGCTTCGCCGCAAATGTGAGTTCGTCGGGCAAGTACCTGGAGGCGGCGAACAAGGCAAAGCGATCCACGTACCGGATCGCTGTCGCAGCGTCATGGGGTTGAAGCCACTCGAAGGCTGCGTTCCACGAGTACTTGTCCTCCGCCTCCTTGTCCATTAGCGACCGCTGGTCAACCGGCAGTTCCGCACCGGTGAGGGCCCGTGCTGACATCCATTGGGCGAAGGGGTGCGTAAAGCTCAGAGGCGTCAAGCCCAGGTCGCGGAATCTCGCGCGCGCCTCGCCGAACCGGAGCATGGCCGCGAGCGCACGCACCTCCGCCTCAGGGGCAGGAGCAACGCGATGGGGAGCGTTCATGGCCGATGCCCCTTGTGTGCGGCGATGTAGGCGGCGAGATCGAGCGGGTCGTACCGCACAGCCCGCCCGATGCGGACCGCCACGATCTCACCGCTCTTGGTGAGGTCAAAAAGTTTGCGTGCGCTCAACTGCAGAGCGATCGCTGCATCGCGTGGCTTGAGCAGGAGACTGGTTGCGGTTGGCGGCTGCTGATGGTGTGTGGCGGCTTGGTACGGCGTGGTCATGATGAACATGGATACACATGGTTCATCGCTCAAGAAATACGCGCTGGCTCCACGGGACCGCGGACTTGGCCAGATTCCGGTTTGTACGGTTTAGTTCGGTTTCCCGAAACCGAACTTCTCAAGAGCTTTTCGCAAGGTGCCGCGCTCCGGAAGGTGAGGCGTCGCTGCTCGAAGAGTCTGGTGCGACCAGCGGAGAGGTATGCCTTGACCGGTGGTTGGTAGAGCTCGCCCCGCTGATCTCAGTGCCCTCTTCAACTGCTTCGAGATGTACTCCGCATCTAGGGCGACCTTCTTCGCCAGCGCATGATTTGGGATCGGATCCGGCAGCAGATGAGGCGATCGCCTCTGCGCACGGCGCTCAGAAGTTTCCGATGCGAGCTGTAGCACGAGATGGGCCTTCAGTTCACGGTGCAGATTGCGGAGGTCTTTGACTTCACCCGCCGTCAGTTCCGCAACTAGGGTGTCTTTGTCGAGGAACATCCGGCGCAAGTACAGGCTGCTCAAGGCGTTCGCGAGAGGCTCCGCGTTTAGGTGAGGCCGCTGACCAGTGACAACCTGAATCCCGTCCCCGCAGTCGGTCGTGCAACCGCCCGTAAGAGTGCGGGAGAAAACCAGCGATCCCAACAGCCAGATTCTCCCCCACAAAACTCGAAGGCTTCTTCGATTGCCGGTTATCACTGCGCCCGTCTGGGTGCGCTCGCAGCGCTCTAGCTGCGACAGAAACATCTCCAGCTGGGTGCGAATGGCAAGTATCGCTCGTGATAGTGGCACCGGGCCGGAGGAGATGAGGTGGCCCTCAGCATCAAACCATAATTCTGGTCTATTGCTCGGACGATCATCGTGATCGCCCGGTCCCGTTGTCGTCGTTCTGCTCGGCATCGTTACTCTCTGGATCAGGCTTCCTGAGAGAAGGAGGTTCTCTGGGGAGTGGCACGCGATGCTCGCTCCCCATTCATCCTCAGCAGGTTCCCCAGCACCCGCTCCTCCACCTCCGCGCGCTTCGCCGCCAGCGCATGCCCCTCGGGCAGGGGCTGGCCAGCGCCGGTCTCCACCCACACCTCGGCCCAGTCCTCATGCCAGCCACCCTGCGGGTCCACGGCGGCGTACGCGGCGAGGACGGCGCGATCGAGCTGCTCGTGGGCGAGCCGCAGCCACGTAGGGCGCTCGTTGTACAGGTTCGTCAGCGTCCGCTTCTTGAGCTTGGGGTCCTGCGCGGCCACTGCCATGATGGCTGAGTGGCGGATCAGCGGGCGTGCTGCCTCGGGCACGTCGAGGAACTGGTCCGCCGCGTCGATGCGGGCCGCGATGGGCGCGATCCACTCCGGCGGGTTCAGCCATCGCTCCCGCTGCACGTCGAGCTCCTTCGCCGCTGCCGCTATGACCTTGTAGCACGGGTCGTTCACCGGCTCCTTGCCGGGTGGCCAGGGGAGGGGGAAGGTCTCGAAGCAGCTGGTGGGCGTATAGCGGAAGCCGGACTCGGCCTCACGCAGCTGCGTGCCCATTCGGCGGGCCCAGAGCTCGTGGACCGACGAGTGGAGGACACCAAGGAAGTAGTCGTCGGACCTCGCGAACACCACAAGCTGGCCGTCGATCACAGTCTTCGGATCGAGGAACATGAACAATCGGTGCTTGGCGACGCGTGCCGTCACGATGCACCGGGTTAGTGAATCCTGCCTAGATCGCAGTTCGGGGACTGGCCGCGCGAGCTGCCACCACCGCTCACGTTCGAAGCCCGCTCTCACTTTGTCACGTTCAGGCTTCACATGCTCACGGGTGTATTCGAACGGGGCGGCGAAGCGGGCCGCCGCGGCCTGATCGCGGGTTCCGAAGTCGATGATCCACGCCCCCCGGTAACGGCGGGTGATGTCCAGCCCGTTTACCCACGGCCGCACGACCTCGTCGTTGGTCACAGCAGAGGGATTGCCTTGCTCCGCGAGTAATCCGCGAGCACCCTCCAGTGTTAGGTCGAAAGCACCCTTTTTCATGCCGCCGATGAAGGATGTGGAGCGGTTCTCCTTGATGAGCTCGGCTCCAACCAAGTTGGACCCGCTCGTCAGGTCAGCGTTGATGTGCGCCACCTCGGAACCGTCGAGAACGTGCAGTTTCGACACGCCCGCTTCGAATCCGACGATTGAGACATGCACAGTCGCGCCATCAAGGGTCCAGTTCCGGTCCGACCAGGCGAGAAAGATGTCGCCCTCGTTCTTGATCCGCTCCAGGACCGTGCGGTTATCCCCTCCGCGGATTCCCTGAGTGGCGAGCAGGCCCGCCCGCAATCTGGTGTACCCGCTCATTGATCGTCGGGCGAGCTCGAACCAGTAGCAGCACAGGTCGCTGGTCTTGGGCAGGTCGTAGGCCGCGAACATCGCTTGGATGTACGGCTCCTCGAGGCCGTTCTGCCGGAACACCTTGGAGCCCAGGAACGGCGGGTTCCCGATGATGAAGTCGGCCTCCGGCCACTCCGCGGGGTGGGGTAGCGGCTCACCGTTCTTGCCGACCTTGAGGATGGCGTCGCGGTTCTCGATGGTTTTGAGCGAGGCGAGCACGGGGTCGCTGGGGGCCTTGAACCCGTTATCGCGCATCCACTGGAGGTAGCCAATCCAGATGACGACCTGCGCCAGCTCCGCGGCGTAGGGATTGATCTCGATGCCGTAGAGCTGCGTCGGGCGGACGCCCGGGAAGAGGGGCACGGCGATGTCGGACCGGGACGCGAAGGTGATAACCTCCTTGTCCAGGTCGAGCAGCCGCTGGATGGCAACGTACAGGAAGTTGCCCGATCCGCACGCGGGGTCGAGCACACGGACGCCCGAGAGTCGGTCCACAAACGCCCGCAGCCTCTTCTCTATGCGGCCAGTGAGGGTGGACGACTTCACGTCGCCCTTCTTCTGGGCCTTCTTCTGCTCGCGGCGGGCGGCCTCGACGCGCTGCGCGGCCAACTCCTCGCACTCGGTGCGGACGGCGTCCCACTCCCGCCGCAGCGGCTCCATGATGACCGGCTCGACCACCAGGAGGATGTCCTCGCGGCTGGTGTAGTGAGCGCCGATCTGTGAGCGCTTGGCGGGGTCCAGTGAGCGTTCGAAGAGCGTGCCGAAGATGGCCGGCTCGACGCTGCCCCATTCTTGCCCCGCGGCCACCAGCAGCAGCCCGATCTCGGTCTCTGTGAGCTCGAGGGCGGGCTCCTCGTCGAACAGCCCGCCGTTGAACCAGGCGATGTCCTCGGTGCCGAAAGCGCCGCCCGTCCGCATCTTGCCGAACAGCTCGGTGAGGCGCGGCGTGAGCTGCTTAGGGTGGTGGTGGCACTTTTGAAGGAGGGTCTTGAACAGGTCCTTGGGCAGCAGCCGCACGTCCTCGGCGAAGAGGCAGAACATGCACTTCATCAGGAAGTGCGCAGTGGTGTGCGGGTCGTGGCCGCGGTCGCGGAGAGCCTGGGCGAGCGTGCCCAAGTGCTTGGCGACCTCCTCGGTGACCTTCTGGGCCGTGACCTTGGGGCGGAAGCTCTCGGGGTCGGTGAAGGCGCGGCGGAGGAGGGCGAGGGCCTCGGGCCTGTCCATGTCCGCCAGGGCGACGGTGTGGACTTCCTTCCTGGTGGCCGTGAAGTTAGTGTGGATCTCGGTGCGGGCGATGTCGCTGACGATCAGCAGCGGCGGGCTTTCCAGGGCCTCGCGGTACTGGAGAAGCTGTCGGTAAGCGTCATCGAGGGTCTTGTACTTGTCTTTCCGCTTGTACTCCCAGCCGAACTTTCCCTTCCACCACACGTCCGCGAAGCCGCGGTCGCCCTTGGCCCCCTTGCTGGCCCCTCCGGCAACCTCCACCCCCTTCTCGAAGGCGTACTCCGCCCCGGTGGCATCGTGCTCCGCCGGCGTGGGCTGCCCCAGAAGGCGGCACAGGTCGATGAAGTGCTCCTGGCTTGCCGCCCGCTCGGGCAGGTTGACGCGGGACCACTTGGAAACGAAGTTTGCTGGGGTCATTGGCTGTGGTGCGTGATCAACTGTTTCCCGAGTCCAAAGGCCCAAGCTGCGCGCATGGGCGTGGTTCGCGGACGATTGTACTAAGTTGAGAATAGCTGGTGAGGGCGTAGCCCCAACAGTCGGGTAGGATCTGGCATGAACGCGTTCACGGTCAGCACGATCACTGCGCTCATTGCGTTCGCCCCCGCAGCCCTCGCCTGGAACGACTACGGCCACAACCTGGCGGCCTCAATCGCCTACCGGGAACTCAAGCCCGAGGTGAAGGCTAGGGTGGACGCCACCCTCAAGGAGCACGTCCAGTACTCGCTCCTCTCGACAGGGTGCCCGAAGGGCTTCGACCAAGGCGAGTGGGTGTTCATGCGGGCGGCAACATGGCCGGACATGGTTCGGTCAGACAAGAACCCCCACCACAGGACTGACCACCGCCCGAAGTGGCACTACATCAACTTCCCGATCAACCTCGACGGGAAGAAGGGGCCGGAACCCAAGGTAGAGTGGAAGAAGGGGGCGGAGCCAGAGAACGCGGTTCAGGCGCTCGCCAAGGTGGAGGCGGGGCTCAAGGACGAGAACCAGAAAGCGCCCGAGAAGGCGAAGGACCTCTCCTGGTTCCTGCACCTCGCCAGCGACCTGCACCAGCCGCTGCACGGGTCCAACCTCTATTCAAACCAGTACCCATCAGGGGACCAGGGCGGGAATGCCTTTTGGGTGCGCACGGACGCGGGCATGCCGGTGAAGCTGCACGCCCTCTGGGACCAGTGCCTTGGAACGAGCAAGAACATGAAGGACATCGCTGACCGGGGCGCTGGCCTGGTGGTCCGGAAGGACCTTACACGCACGGCGCTCGCCCCCAAGCTAAAGGAGACGGAGTACAGGACGTGGGCAGTCGAGGGCCGTGATCTCGCGAAGTCGGTCGCGTACCAGGACGGAAAGGTAAAGGGGGCGCTAGGCACGGACGAGAACAAGCCGAAGGACGCGCCGCTGCTGCCAGCGGGGTACTTCAGGACGGCGGAGAAGCTGGCAGAACAGCAGATCGTGCTGGCTGGGTATCGGATCGCTGACAAACTCAACACATTCACCGCAGGTGCCGAGTGAGCCCGCCGATCCCCAAGACACCCGCTGACCGCCTGTTGACCGGCTTTGGTCGCTTGCTTGATGAGTGCAATCGGCGGCTGCTGGCCGAGCTCCCATCTCGCGTGCCTCCCGAGCAGGACCCGAGATTCCTGCTGAACTACTCGCTTGGATTCGGGTCAAGCGGTATTCGTGCGTGCGGCGTCCTGCTTGACTCCTCCTTTCCCTCGCACGCATTCGCAGTGGCTCGTCCACTAATTGAGCACTCCTCAAGAGTCCTCTGGGCTGCGCGGGGCCGCTGGAGCCGCTACTGGGCATGGACGGCACAGGAGTATGTGAAGCGGCATGTAAAGGCGGCTCCCTACATCGGACCCGTCCAGAAGCAGATCGGCACGGCTCGATTTGCTGCGATTCAGGCGATGGCGGCAGGATTGGGAATGCCAGACCTTTCCGTGGTATTCGAGGACCTCGCAGCAGACGACG
This window harbors:
- a CDS encoding helix-turn-helix domain-containing protein, with amino-acid sequence MFIMTTPYQAATHHQQPPTATSLLLKPRDAAIALQLSARKLFDLTKSGEIVAVRIGRAVRYDPLDLAAYIAAHKGHRP
- a CDS encoding S1/P1 nuclease; translation: MNAFTVSTITALIAFAPAALAWNDYGHNLAASIAYRELKPEVKARVDATLKEHVQYSLLSTGCPKGFDQGEWVFMRAATWPDMVRSDKNPHHRTDHRPKWHYINFPINLDGKKGPEPKVEWKKGAEPENAVQALAKVEAGLKDENQKAPEKAKDLSWFLHLASDLHQPLHGSNLYSNQYPSGDQGGNAFWVRTDAGMPVKLHALWDQCLGTSKNMKDIADRGAGLVVRKDLTRTALAPKLKETEYRTWAVEGRDLAKSVAYQDGKVKGALGTDENKPKDAPLLPAGYFRTAEKLAEQQIVLAGYRIADKLNTFTAGAE
- a CDS encoding DNA methyltransferase, with product MTPANFVSKWSRVNLPERAASQEHFIDLCRLLGQPTPAEHDATGAEYAFEKGVEVAGGASKGAKGDRGFADVWWKGKFGWEYKRKDKYKTLDDAYRQLLQYREALESPPLLIVSDIARTEIHTNFTATRKEVHTVALADMDRPEALALLRRAFTDPESFRPKVTAQKVTEEVAKHLGTLAQALRDRGHDPHTTAHFLMKCMFCLFAEDVRLLPKDLFKTLLQKCHHHPKQLTPRLTELFGKMRTGGAFGTEDIAWFNGGLFDEEPALELTETEIGLLLVAAGQEWGSVEPAIFGTLFERSLDPAKRSQIGAHYTSREDILLVVEPVIMEPLRREWDAVRTECEELAAQRVEAARREQKKAQKKGDVKSSTLTGRIEKRLRAFVDRLSGVRVLDPACGSGNFLYVAIQRLLDLDKEVITFASRSDIAVPLFPGVRPTQLYGIEINPYAAELAQVVIWIGYLQWMRDNGFKAPSDPVLASLKTIENRDAILKVGKNGEPLPHPAEWPEADFIIGNPPFLGSKVFRQNGLEEPYIQAMFAAYDLPKTSDLCCYWFELARRSMSGYTRLRAGLLATQGIRGGDNRTVLERIKNEGDIFLAWSDRNWTLDGATVHVSIVGFEAGVSKLHVLDGSEVAHINADLTSGSNLVGAELIKENRSTSFIGGMKKGAFDLTLEGARGLLAEQGNPSAVTNDEVVRPWVNGLDITRRYRGAWIIDFGTRDQAAAARFAAPFEYTREHVKPERDKVRAGFERERWWQLARPVPELRSRQDSLTRCIVTARVAKHRLFMFLDPKTVIDGQLVVFARSDDYFLGVLHSSVHELWARRMGTQLREAESGFRYTPTSCFETFPLPWPPGKEPVNDPCYKVIAAAAKELDVQRERWLNPPEWIAPIAARIDAADQFLDVPEAARPLIRHSAIMAVAAQDPKLKKRTLTNLYNERPTWLRLAHEQLDRAVLAAYAAVDPQGGWHEDWAEVWVETGAGQPLPEGHALAAKRAEVEERVLGNLLRMNGERASRATPQRTSFSQEA